In a genomic window of Equus asinus isolate D_3611 breed Donkey chromosome 11, EquAss-T2T_v2, whole genome shotgun sequence:
- the RASL11A gene encoding ras-like protein family member 11A has product MRPPTMSGHFLLAPIPESSSDYLLPKDIRLAVLGAGRVGKSAMIVRFLTKRFIGDYEPNTGKLYSRLVCVEGDQLSLQIQDTPGGIQVQDNLTQLVDSLSKCMQWAEGFLLVYSITDHDSYQAIRPLYQHIRKVHPDSKAPVIIVGNKGDLLHARQVQTHDGIQLANELGSLFLEISTSENYEDVCVVFQHLCKEVSKLHSLSGERRRASIIPRPRSPNMQDLKRRFKQALSSKGKAPSALG; this is encoded by the exons ATGCGGCCGCCCACCATGTCCGGGCACTTTCTGCTCGCGCCGATCCCGGAGTCCTCCTCCGACTACCTCCTGCCCAAGGACATCAGACTGGCCGTGCTGGGCGCCGGCCGCGTGGGCAAGAGCG CAATGATTGTGCGCTTCCTGACCAAGAGATTCATTGGAGATTATGAACCCAATACAG GCAAGTTGTACTCACGGCTTGTCTGTGTAGAGGGAGACCAGCTGTCCTTGCAGATCCAGGACACTCCCGGGGGCATCCAG GTCCAAGACAACCTCACCCAGCTAGTCGATTCCCTGTCCAAGTGCATGCAGTGGGCAGAAGGCTTTCTGCTGGTCTACTCCATCACAGACCACGACAGCTACCAGGCCATCCGCCCCCTTTACCAGCACATCCGGAAGGTCCACCCTGACTCTAAGGCCCCTGTCATCATCGTGGGCAACAAGGGGGACCTGCTGCACGCCCGGCAGGTGCAAACGCACGACGGCATTCAACTAGCCAACGAGCTGGGCAGCCTGTTCCTTGAAATTTCCACCAGTGAAAACTATGAAGATGTCTGTGTTGTGTTTCAGCATCTCTGCAAAGAAGTGAGTAAGCTGCACAGCCTCagcggggagaggaggagagcctCCATAATCCCCCGGCCGCGCTCTCCCAACATGCAGGACCTGAAGAGGCGCTTCAAGCAGGCTCTGTCGTCCAAAGGCAAAGCGCCCTCCGCGCTGGGGTAG